Proteins from one Carassius gibelio isolate Cgi1373 ecotype wild population from Czech Republic chromosome A25, carGib1.2-hapl.c, whole genome shotgun sequence genomic window:
- the pdcd2l gene encoding programmed cell death protein 2-like, with protein sequence MAAAVHETVLIGVCDGVIDKKKYTSYCTNKIGDRPDLLPVITLQHPTCSLCQRGLSHVVQVYCPLAASPYHRTISVFACTNPHCSGKSESWIVLRSQCLEDDIKARQDDKTTPCTESAMSRTDWCDEADDWGMDDEEQVAENGVQIPNDCIGEGNDVSSRLQDLCIDGDHHQSALQPNDVPVFQPFYISVMEETDLDGFHDTDHENELLRAYEEREGVTVEEIHSCGSGGATQEEYEKATAKHGDEVFTSFMKKISLCPEQVLRYSWAGSPLFISEAVSDVSQTVPVCAHCGSPRVFEFQLMPALVSLLRSVDTDSDVSLEFGTVLVYTCRNSCWKSGSAAPVEEFAVVQPDPDQKLFK encoded by the exons ATGGCAGCAGCAGTGCACGAGACAGTCCTCATCGGAGTATGTGATGGAGTTATCGACAAGAAGAAATACACATCTTATTGCACAAACAAAATTGGAGATAGACCG GACCTGCTTCCAGTAATCACTCTGCAGCATCCCACATGCAGTCTGTGTCAGAGAGGCCTGTCCCACGTGGTGCAGGTCTACTGTCCTCTCGCTGCGTCTCCTTACCACAGAACCATCAGTGTCTTCGCCTGCACCAATCCACACTGCAGCGGTAAATCAGAGAG TTGGATAGTCCTGCGCTCTCAGTGCTTGGAGGATGACATCAAAGCAAGACAAGACGACAAAACCACGCCATGTACAGAATCTGCAATGTCCAGGACAGACTGGTGTGATGAAGCCGATGACTGGGGGATGGACGATGAAGAGCAAGTGGCTGAAAACGGCGTACAAATACCAAATGACTGTATCGGTGAAGGAAATGATGTCAGCAGCAGGCTTCAGGACCTGTGCATTGATGGAGATCATCATCAAAGCGCCCTCCAACCCAACGATGTGCCTGTTTTCCAGCCGTTCTACATAAGTGTAATGGAAGAAACAGACTTGGATGGCTTTCATGACACGGATCATGAGAACGAACTGCTTAGAGCGTatgaggagagagagggagtgacAGTCGAGGAGATTCATAG TTGTGGAAGTGGGGGAGCCACTCAGGAGGAATACGAGAAGGCCACGGCCAAGCATGGAGATGAAGTGTTCACCAGTTTCATGAAGAAAATCTCTCTTTGTCCTGAACAAGTGTTACG ATATAGTTGGGCGGGATCACCTCTGTTTATATCAGAGGCTGTCTCTGATGTTAGTCAGACGGTGCCGGTCTGTGCTCACTGCGGCAGCCCGAGAGTTTTTGAGTTTCAGCTCATGCCAGCATTGGTCAGTTTGCTCAGGAGTGTAGACACAGATTCAG aCGTTTCGCTCGAGTTCGGAACAGTTCTTGTGTACACTTGTAGAAACAGCTGTTGGAAATCTGGATCAGCGGCTCCAGTGGAAGAATTTGCTGTCGTTCAGCCAGACCCAGACCAAAAGCTCTTCAAATGA